One segment of Theobroma cacao cultivar B97-61/B2 chromosome 9, Criollo_cocoa_genome_V2, whole genome shotgun sequence DNA contains the following:
- the LOC18590263 gene encoding bifunctional nitrilase/nitrile hydratase NIT4A yields the protein MQTSPLSDKQNDISTPTHKTMSLVPAPPPSQPDGPLFAEVDMGGDSFAPTIRATVVQASTVFYGTPATLDKAERLLAEAAGYGSQLVLFPEAFVGGYPRGSNFGVTIGNRAAKGKEEFRKYHASAIDVPGPEVDRLAAMAGKYKVYLVMGVIERDGYTLYCTVLFFDSQGRFLGKHRKIMPTALERIIWGFGDGSTIPVFETPIGKIGAAVCWENKMPLLRTAMYAKGVEIYCAPTADSRDVWQASMTHIALEGGCFVLSANQFCQRKDYPPPPEYLFSGTEEELTPDSVVCAGGSVIISPSGAILAGPNYDGEALISADLDLGEIARAKFDFDVVGHYSRPEVFSLVVRDHPAKPVTFTSASEKTEDAYK from the exons ATGCAAACTTCTCCACTGTCAGACAAACAAAACGACATCTCAACTCCTACACACAAAACTATGTCACTAGTCCCCGCCCCACCACCATCACAGCCTGACGGGCCGCTCTTCGCCGAGGTCGACATGGGTGGCGACTCCTTCGCCCCCACCATCCGAGCGACCGTCGTCCAAGCTTCGACCGTTTTCTACGGCACCCCTGCTACTTTAGATAAGGCGGAGAGATTGTTGGCTGAAGCAGCAGGGTACGGGTCCCAGCTGGTGCTGTTCCCAGAAGCCTTTGTAGGAGGATATCCACGTGGCTCGAATTTTGGTGTTACCATTGGGAACCGAGCTGCTAAAGGGAAAGAAGAGTTCCGGAAGTATCATGCTTCAGCTATTGATGTTCCTG GTCCTGAAGTTGACCGTTTGGCAGCCATGGCTGGAAAATATAAGGTGTACTTGGTTATGGGTGTCATAGAGAGAGATGGATATACTTTATATTGTACAGTTCTGTTTTTTGACTCTCAAGGTCGGTTCCTGGGGAAGCACCGAAAAATCATGCCCACAGCATTGGAGCGTATTATTTGGGGATTTGGAGATGGATCAACAATTCCAGTTTTTGAGACCCCAATTGGAAAAATAGGTGCTGCCGTTTGTTGGGAAAATAAAATGCCACTTCTAAGGACAGCAATGTATGCAAAAG GTGTTGAAATATATTGCGCACCTACTGCTGATTCCAGGGATGTCTGGCAAGCATCAATGACCCATATCGCTCTGGAGGGTGGGTGTTTTGTTTTGTCAGCAAACCAGTTCTGTCAAAGGAAAGACTACCCACCTCCTCCAGAATATCTGTTTTCTGGGACAGAAGAGGAACTCACTCCAGATTCTGTTGTCTGTGCTGGAGGGAGTGTGATTATATCACCATCTGGAGCTATTCTGGCAGGACCCAATTATGATGGGGAGGCACTTATATCAGCGGATCTAG ATCTTGGAGAAATTGCACGGgcgaaatttgattttgatgtgGTTGGGCATTATTCAAGACCAGAAGTGTTTAGCTTGGTTGTGAGAGACCATCCAGCAAAGCCAGTTACTTTCACATCAGCATCTGAGAAAACTGAAGACGCTTACAAATAG